In a single window of the Daphnia carinata strain CSIRO-1 chromosome 4, CSIRO_AGI_Dcar_HiC_V3, whole genome shotgun sequence genome:
- the LOC130687533 gene encoding putative inorganic phosphate cotransporter gives MVQQSSLLVNPVEPNEIDEKLRLIPQDDEDQGCWGTRHTLVLLGFLGFANVYAMRVNLSVTIVAMVNQSAIPHINQTAVDICPVTPGSDQSGLVKDGEFAWDEYKQGIILGSFFWGYVLTQIPGGRLAELFGGRKLLGYGILSTSIFTLLTPFAARASDTLLIFCRVLMGLGEGVTFPAMYAMLAEWAPPWERSKMAAFVFTGAQFGTVITLPLSGILCEHGFDGGWPTVFYVFGTLGIVWFAVWMPLTADSPSRHKNISKEEKEYICSSLRDSIKRKSAPVPWRCMFKSKACWAVGAANVGHAWGFYTLLTELPSYMDNILHFNMKQNSFVSALPYLAMWLFSLLCSTIADLLISKQIFRVITVRKIFNSIGQYGPALALVGAGFIGCNTVAAVVLLTLAVGLSGASYSAFQVNFVEIAPPYAGTLFGVTNAVANLCGFMAPYAVGVLVKGNVLVLLTLVIFIFLWRKGRVSRRGICLVGLCESGKTLIFSQLIYKKAVESFTSMKENVGVLDIANKGALKLIDIPGHERVRQRFFDSYKNTARGIVFVLDSFSLNKDIRDVAEYLYNILSDPVVSSNRPQVLILCNKQDHPLAKGPQVIQSVLEKEMNVLRNTQTNQLEAVAEGGNRKSFYLGQEGKNFEFADIRSLRVEFAASSAQTDDLENLKKWLQSVA, from the exons ATGGTGCAACAATCTAGTCTACTTGTGAATCCAGTCGAACCCAACGAGATAGATGAAAAATTACGATTGATTCCTCAGGATGATGAAGACCAAG GGTGCTGGGGGACACGACATACTCTTGTCTTACTTGGTTTTTTGGGGTTTGCCAATGTTTATGCCATGAGGGTGAATTTATCCGTGACGATCGTAGCGATGGTCAACCAAAGCGCCATTCCGCACATCAATCAAACAGCAGTCGATATCTGTCCGGTGACTCCGGGAAGCGATCAATCTGGACTAGTTAAG GATGGAGAATTTGCCTGGGATGAATATAAACAAGGCATCATCCTCGGATCCTTTTTTTGGGGCTATGTTTTAACGCAGATCCCTGGTGGGAGGCTGGCGGAGCTTTTTGGCGGTCGAAAATTGCTTGGCTACGGCATTCTCAGCACTTCCATCTTCACTTTATTGACTCCCTTCGCTGCACGTGCTAGTGACACTTTACTGATCTTCTGTCGCGTCTTAATGGGATTGGGAGAG GGCGTTACTTTCCCCGCTATGTATGCTATGCTGGCGGAATGGGCCCCACCGTGGGAAAGGAGTAAAATGGCCGCTTTCGTCTTTACAG gTGCTCAGTTTGGAACAGTTATCACGTTACCTCTGTCAGGAATCCTTTGCGAACACGGTTTCGACGGTGGTTGGCCAACAGTGTTTTACGTATTTGGAACGTTAGGTATAGTGTGGTTCGCTGTATGGATGCCTTTGACTGCCGATTCTCCATCACGtcataaaaatatttctaaagaagaaaaggaatacATCTGCAGCTCGTTAAGGGATTCCATCAAAAGG AAAAGCGCTCCTGTTCCATGGCGATGCATGTTCAAATCCAAAGCTTGTTGGGCCGTCGGAGCAGCCAATGTTGGCCACGCCTGGGGATTCTATACACTGTTGACTGAACTACCAAGTTACATGGATAACATTCTTCATTTCAATATGAAGCAG aACAGCTTCGTTTCTGCTCTCCCGTATTTGGCAATGTGGCTTTTTTCGCTCTTATGCAGCACAATCGCAGATCTGCTCATTTCCAAACAAATATTTAGAGTCATAACTGTTCGGAAGATATTTAATTCGATAG GACAATATGGACCAGCATTGGCATTAGTTGGTGCTGGATTCATTGGATGTAACACTGTAGCAGCCGTAGTTTTGCTGACTCTGGCCGTCGGACTTAGTGGTGCTTCTTACTCTGCTTTTCAG GTGAATTTTGTCGAAATCGCTCCACCATATGCCGGTACCTTGTTTGGTGTTACTAATGCAGTAGCCAATCTCTGCGGATTCATGGCTCCTTATGCTGTCGGCGTGCTAGTGAAAGGAAAC GTGCTTGTTCTACTAACCCTTG ttattttcatttttttatggAGAAAAGGACGTGTATCACGTCGTGGAATCTGCTTGGTCGGTTTGTGTGAATCTGGAAAAACACTAATCTTCTCTCAATTGATTTATAAAAAAGCTGTTGAGAGCTTTACCtcgatgaaagaaaatgtagGAGTATTAGACATTGCCAAtaag GGGGCCTTAAAATTAATTGATATCCCTGGCCATGAACGTGTTCGCCAACGTTTCTTTGACAGTTACAAAAACACAGCAAGAGGGATAGTCTTTGTCCTTGATTCTTTTAGTCTTAACAAAGATATTCGTGATGTGGCTGA GTACCTTTACAATATTCTGAGCGATCCTGTAGTGTCATCTAACCGACCCCAGGTGCTTATCCTATGCAACAAACAAGATCATCCTTTAGCTAAGGGACCCCAAGTTATTCAGTCTGTTCTTGAAAAAGAGAT GAATGTGCTGAGAAACACTCAAACCAACCAGCTAGAAGCTGTAGCTGAAGGTGGAAACAGAAAATCGTTTTACCTTGGACAAGAAGGCAAGAATTTTGAGTTCGCTGATATTCGTTCATTGCGCGTGGAATTTGCCGCATCAAGTGCCCAAACAGACGAtttggaaaatttaaaaaagtgGCTGCAATCAGTTGCTTAA
- the LOC130687530 gene encoding suppressor of fused homolog — MQKAQVHVSSVSNTCASVNVTGASNNYVPESAIDGQQFMPSSSALGLEILYESCKQVYPHQPNPLQVTAFIKYWLGGPDPLDYISMYDHPGIPELHIPPHWHYISFGLTDLHGDGRVHEPSGPEFPSGFGFELTFRLAKKSGEATSPPTWPAALLQALAKYVFHTGNSFFAGDHVSWHCPLDGSDFECRLQHMLLAEDLLLPPVQGPLGTVKFLQVVAVTEEELQVSQHWNGTSVLELLRRVPSAGGPWLVADMQRQLSLFELQPSFRREVEHGIDRDGCSLSGVSARCHWEERRVTSKTGSAWRSPEDEEEDDDSSSQEDEEDEPEAAAGKATLGRHRPTPDGEPTNGEIWPIRRLYKGVHLTLNLEAASLLPVVLRGRLRHDRHFTFKAVAGETAVTLLTGRVGGALASPSAPLVAKGPWLQILVDSEWLAKLESDLACLQQPDGLVVPKTFCWFDRQMALTVVPDEL; from the exons ATGCAAAAAGCACAAGTGCACGTTTCTTCAGTTAGCAATACGTGTGCGTCCGTAAATGTGACAGGTGCTAGCAACAATTACGTACCCGAAAGTGCTATTGATGGCCAACAGTTCATGCCGTCTTCATCAGCCCTCGGCTTGGAAATATTGTATGAATCATGTAAACAAGTGTACCCTCACCAACCAAACCCCCTTCAAGTGACAGCATTCATAAAATATTG GCTTGGTGGCCCAGATCCATTAGATTATATAAGTATGTATGATCACCCAGGAATTCCAGAACTACATATACCACCACATTGGCATTATATTAG TTTTGGATTAACAGACCTGCATGGTGATGGAAGGGTTCATGAACCTTCAGGTCCAGAATTTCCTAGTGGTTTTGGTTTCGAGTTAACTTTCCGACTTGCCAAAAAATCTGGGGAAGCCACATCACCCCCTACTTGGCCAGCAGCTCTGTTACAAGCCCTAGCCAAGTATGTTTTCCACACTGGCAATTCCTTCTTCGCGGGCGACCACGTTTCTTGGCATTGCCCATTGGACGGGTCCGATTTTGAATGTCGTTTGCAACACATGCTGCTGGCGGAAGATCTTCTCTTACCACCGGTACAGGGGCCACTag GCACCGTAAAGTTTTTGCAAGTCGTCGCTGTGACAGAAGAAGAATTACAAGTGTCCCAACATTGGAACGGGACTAGCGTTTTGGAACTTTTGCGAAGAGTTCCTTC TGCGGGAGGCCCTTGGCTGGTTGCCGATATGCAGCGTCAGTTATCACTATTTGAATTGCAGCCATCCTTCCGCCGTGAAGTCGAACATG GCATCGATCGTGATGGATGCAGTTTATCGGGCGTCAGTGCCCGTTGCCACTGGGAGGAGAGGAGAGTCACTTCGAAAACGGGTTCAGCATGGAGAAGCCCggaagatgaagaagaggatgacGACTCTAGTAGTCAGGAAGACGAAGAGGATGAACCGGAAGCAGCAGCCGGAAAAGCGACCCTCGGTCGCCATCGACCGACGCCTGATGGTGAACCCACCAACGGCGAAATCTGGCCAATTCGACGTCTCTACAAGGGCGTTCATCTCACTCTCAACTTGGAAGCCGCATCCCTTTTGCCCGTCGTCCTTCG AGGGAGACTCAGACATGACCGACATTTTACCTTTAAAGCTGTGGCGGGTGAAACGGCCGTGACGTTACTGACGGGCAGAGTAGGAGGCGCATTGGCTTCACCATCTGCCCCTTTGGTGGCCAAAGGTCCTTGGCTTCAAATCCTCGTCGACTCCGAGTGGTTAGCCAAACTCGAATCGGATCTGGCGTGTCTCCAGCAACCGGATGGG TTGGTGGTGCCGAAAACCTTTTGCTGGTTTGACCGACAGATGGCGTTGACGGTAGTCCCGGACGAATTATGA